Proteins from a single region of Granulicella tundricola MP5ACTX9:
- a CDS encoding helix-turn-helix domain-containing protein, which yields MSERDLRRIEVLSDVRAGRRTVAAAAAVLAISERQAYRSLARYEVGGDSGLIHKARGRTSNRSRNEGIRRYAVELVKTRHADFGPRLATKMLLDKHELRVGRETLRR from the coding sequence ATGAGCGAGCGCGATCTGAGGCGGATTGAAGTCTTGAGTGACGTGCGGGCTGGGCGTCGCACCGTGGCTGCGGCAGCAGCCGTGTTGGCCATTAGTGAGCGCCAAGCGTACCGGTCGCTGGCAAGATATGAAGTGGGTGGCGACTCAGGTCTGATCCACAAGGCGCGAGGCCGAACATCGAACCGGAGCCGGAACGAAGGCATCCGGAGGTATGCGGTCGAGCTTGTCAAGACCAGACACGCGGACTTCGGGCCGAGGCTGGCGACCAAGATGCTGCTGGACAAGCATGAGTTGCGCGTTGGCCGGGAGACGCTGCGCCGATAG
- a CDS encoding transposase has product MLSEAQWELIEPLLPLPKQRKDKRGRPWASNRGCLEGFLWMLQTGEAW; this is encoded by the coding sequence TTGTTGAGCGAGGCGCAGTGGGAACTGATCGAGCCACTGCTGCCTTTGCCGAAGCAGCGCAAGGACAAGAGAGGCCGTCCGTGGGCGTCAAATCGCGGCTGTTTGGAAGGCTTTCTGTGGATGTTGCAAACAGGTGAGGCGTGGTGA
- a CDS encoding phytanoyl-CoA dioxygenase family protein: MKPFHEIHSNDLNSGQLQRELDSRGYVLIRKLLPAEDVETLLREIVQNLSANDWFLPNHSPMERVADPNAACGEPDPLFKLIYEQIFNLEALHRFAHHPRLREVMHSIVGSQLLVHPKPIARLIFPNWDRFVVHAHQDHLAIGGDPECFTAWIPLHDCPAELGPLQILDGSHRFGLQEADPSTGEISKDTARGGDWVGGQINAGDVLIFHGLTVHSASPNTSEQLRVSVDCRFQDYTRTFNPANAVFPGSNGKSWETTYANWRSEELKYFWRQIPLTFKPSREELVELIETDDSQRMRTRYARVLSQI, encoded by the coding sequence ATGAAGCCGTTTCACGAGATCCATTCAAATGATTTGAATTCGGGGCAACTCCAACGCGAACTCGACTCGCGCGGGTATGTGCTCATCAGGAAGTTGTTGCCAGCTGAAGACGTTGAGACGCTCCTTCGCGAGATTGTGCAGAATCTCTCCGCAAATGATTGGTTCTTGCCCAACCATAGTCCCATGGAGCGCGTTGCTGATCCAAACGCCGCCTGCGGTGAACCTGATCCTTTGTTCAAGCTGATTTACGAACAGATCTTCAATCTAGAGGCCTTACACCGCTTCGCTCACCATCCGAGACTCCGCGAAGTCATGCATTCGATTGTGGGCTCCCAGTTGCTTGTCCATCCGAAACCGATAGCCCGCCTGATCTTCCCTAATTGGGATCGCTTTGTAGTACATGCGCATCAGGATCATCTGGCAATCGGCGGAGACCCGGAATGCTTTACAGCGTGGATACCTCTTCATGACTGCCCCGCTGAACTCGGGCCACTGCAAATTCTAGACGGTTCACATCGCTTCGGTCTTCAGGAGGCTGACCCGTCAACCGGGGAGATTTCAAAAGACACTGCCCGCGGTGGAGACTGGGTCGGCGGCCAAATCAACGCTGGGGATGTGCTAATTTTCCACGGTTTGACAGTTCATTCCGCCTCTCCCAATACCTCTGAGCAGCTCAGGGTCTCAGTGGACTGCAGATTTCAGGACTACACTCGAACCTTCAATCCAGCAAACGCGGTTTTTCCCGGATCGAACGGCAAGTCGTGGGAGACCACCTATGCGAATTGGCGCTCAGAGGAACTCAAGTATTTCTGGAGACAAATTCCTCTGACGTTCAAACCGTCTAGGGAAGAGTTGGTTGAACTCATCGAAACGGACGATTCCCAGAGGATGCGAACACGGTACGCCAGGGTTCTAAGCCAGATCTAG